ATTCGAGGAATTCAAGGGTACAGGGAATATGGAATTAAATTTAGATAGAAAATTAGCTGAAAAGAGAATATTCCCAGCTGTAGATATATACAAATCAGGAACAAGAAGAGAGGATTTATTACTTACTGAAGAAGAAAAGACTGCGTTATGGAAATTAAGAAGAGAAATGAGTAATAATTCAGTTTTAGAGGTTACTGATAAAGTGATTGAATTACTTAAGAAAACTAAAAATAATGATGAATTTATAAAATCAATAAAAGGTCTTTAAGTAATATAAAAACTCCTTGAATGCATAAAAAACTTATGCTATAATGGTGTAGTTGATATTGCAAAACGAAAAATTAATATATTTAATTTATAGAATAACGAAAGAGGTGAATAGAATGCAAAAAGATATACAACCAAAATACGAAGCTATAGAAGTACGTTGTGCTTGTGGAAACACATTCAAAGCAGGTTCTGTTAAGGATGAAATAAAAGTTGAAATATGTTCTGAATGCCATCCTTTCTATACTGGAAAGCAAAAGAATATAGAAGCTGGTGGAAGAATAGACAAGTTCAAGAAAAGATTCAAAATGGACTAGTCTTCATAAAAAGAGGAGTTGGGAAACCAACTCTTCTTTTGTTTAATTACTGAACTTATATGTAGTAATACATCACAAATATATGACAATTAATTCATAGGGGGGTACTAGGCATGTATAGACCAGTAAATCACGGATATATAGAAACTATAATAGGTCCTATGTATAGCGGTAAAAGTGAAGAACTAATAAGAAGATTAAAAAGAGCTAAAATAGCAAAACAAAACATAGTTGTATTTAAACCTCAAATAGATGATAGATATAGCAAAGAAAATGTTGTTTCTCATAGTGGAGATAGTATAGAAGCTATACCTATAAGTAATTCTAATCAAATATATGATTATATAGATGAAAAAACTCAAGTGGTAGGTATTGATGAAGTTCAATTCTTTGATGATAATATAGTTGATGTAGCTATAGATTTGGCAGATCAAGGAATAAGGGTTATTACAGCTGGACTTGATATGGATTTTAAAGGAGAGCCTTTTGGACCAACTCCAAGGCTTTTAGCTGTATCTGAATTTGTTGATAAGATACAAGCTATTTGTTCAGTTTGTGGACAACCTGCTACAAGATCTCAAAGATTAATAAATAGTAAGCCTGCAAGATACAATGATCCTATAATACTTGTAGGAGCAGTGGAAAGTTACGAAGCTAGATGCAGAAAGTGTCATGTAGTATATCATGAAGATAAATAAGTTTATTGATAAATCCTTTTAAAGTTTTACTTTAAAAGGATTTTTTGTATTATAATAAAAGTATAGATATATAATATAAATTAAATTTTTATTTAAAGAGGTGGGTAAATGAGCGACATATCTGTGGGAGGCCAAGCTGTTATAGAAGGTGTAATGATGCAATCTAAAGATCAAAGGGCTATTGCAGTAAGAAAAAGCGATGGAAAAATAGTTTTGAAAAAGAATAATATTAAAAGTTGGATAAATGAAACAAAGATAAATAAAATACCCTTTTTAAGAGGTTCATTTATATTACTAGAAACTATGATAGAAGGAGTAAAAAGTTTGAATTTTTCATCTGAGTTTTTTATTGAAGATGGAGAAGAAGATGCTTTTGATAGATTTATAAAAAAGATATTTAAAGATAAAGCTAATGATGCAATAATAGGTATATCTTTACTACTATCTCTATTATTTTCTGTAGGTATTTTTATACTTATACCAACAACAGTTGGGGGTATATTTTCAAAAATAATTGATAATAAGTTAATACTTAATCTAATAGAGGGAATAATTAGACTAAGTATCTTATTTGCATACATAGTTATAATATCTCAAAATAGTGATATTAAAAGAGTGTTCCAATATCATGGAGCTGAACATAAATCAATACATTGTTATGAAAGTGGATTAGAATTAACAATAGAGAATGCTAAAAAATTTACGACACTTCATCCTAGATGTGGAACAAACTTTTTATTTATAGTTATGTTTACGTCAATAATATTATTTTCTTTCTTCGGATGGCCTAACCCATTAGTTAGAGTCATTATGAGAATACTATTTATTCCAATAGTTGCAGGTATATCTTATGAAATAATAAAATTTCTTGGGAAATATAATAATAAATTTACTAAAATTGTCGCATACCCTGGTATGATGTTACAAAAATTTACAACAAAAGAGCCAGATGATGAACAATTAGAGGTTGCATTAACTGCTTTAAAAGCTGTAATAAATGAAAAATAAAGGAGATAATATGACAATAAGAGATATAATCATTAAATACTCTCAAGAGTTAGAGAAGATAAGCGATACTCCAAGGCTGGATGTAGAATTATTTTTACAAAAGGCTCTTGGAGGAGTTGATAGAATTTATATACATTTAAATTTAAATAAAGAACTTACAACAGAACAATATGATGAATTTATAGAATATATAAATGATAGAATTAATGGAAGACCAGTTGCATACATAGTAGGTAATAGAGAATTTATGGGATTAGACTTTTTTGTTAAGGAAGGTGTTTTAATTCCTAGACCTGACACTGAAACATTAGTTGAAGAAATAATAGATCTTTGTAAAGATAAAAATGAAGAAGTTGATATACTTGATATCGGTACTGGATCTGGAGCTATTACTGTAAGTTTGGCTAAATATATAACAAATTCAAAAGTAATGTCTTTTGATATATCAGAGATACCTCTACAAGTAGGAAAAATAAATGCTATAAATAATGATGTAGATAATAAAATTGAGTTTGTTAAGTCAGATGTATTTAGTGCAATAAAAGATAAAGAAATACAATTTGATGTAATAGTGTCTAATCCACCGTATATACCTAAAAAAGATATAGAGACTCTTCATACACAAGTAAAGGATTATGAACCATACAATGCTCTTGAAGGTGGAGAAGATGGACTTGATTTTTATAGACAAATAACTAAAGAATCCATAGACTATTTAAAGCAAGGTGGTATACTGGCATATGAAGTTGGACATGATCAAGCTGAAGATGTATCGGAAATAATGAAGTCTTATGGATATACTAAAATATACAAAAAGAAGGATATACAAGGCATTGATAGAGTTGTTATAGGTTTTAAACTATGATATAATCAAAGAATTGATATTGACAAATAAAGAGGTGAAAATATGCTAAAAAAGTTAGAAGTACTAGAAGATAAATATAAAGAGTTAACAGAAAAAATAAGTGATCCAGAAGTAATAAATGATCAAAAAACTTGGCAAAAATACATGAAAGAACATTCAGATTTAGAGCCAATAGTAATGAAGTATAGAGAATATACAAATGTATTACAAAGCATAGCAGATTCAAAGGAAATATTACAAGAAGAATCGGATGAAGAATTAAGAGAGTTAGCTAAAATGGAATTATCAGAGATGGAAGACATGGTTGAGCCATTAGAAGCAGAGCTTAAGATATTATTATTACCTAAAGACCCTAATGATGATAAGAACGTTATCGTTGAGATAAGAGGTGGAGCAGGTGGAGATGAAGCAGCTCTATTTGCAGGTGATTTATTTAGAATGTACTCTAGATATGCAGAGAGAAGAAGATGGAAAATGGAATTATTAAGTGCAAGTGATACTGGTGTCGGTGGATATAAAGAAGTATCATTCTTAATAAAGGGTAAAGGTGCATACTCAAGACTTAAGTATGAATCAGGAGTTCATAGAGTTCAAAGAATACCTTCTACTGAATCAGGAGGAAGAATTCATACATCAACTGCTACAGTTGCAGTTTTACCAGAAGTTGAAACGGTAGAGGTAAACATAAATCCAAACGATTTAAGAATAGATGTATTCCGTTCTTCAGGAAATGGTGGACAAAGTGTAAATACTACTGACTCTGCGGTAAGGATAACTCATATACCAACAGGAGAAGTAGTTTCTTGTCAAGATGGTAAATCTCAGTTAAAGAATAAAGAACAAGCACTAAAAATATTAGTAGCTAGATTAAATGATAAAGCTATAGCTGAGCAAAATAAAGATATAGCAGCGGAAAGAAAGAGTCAGGTTGGTACAGGAGATAGATCTGAAAGAATAAGAACTTACAACTTCCCTCAAGGAAGAGTAAGTGACCACAGAATAAACTTAACATTATATAAGTTAGATTCATTCTTAGATGGAGATATCGATGAAATGATAGATGCTCTAATAACGGTAGATCAAACTGAAAAAATGGCATCAATATAAATCCCTATTAATCTAGGGATTTTTTTGAGCAACTTAAATTATTTTGATGCTTTAAATAATTTTAATTAATATCAGTAATTTATTTTTTAGTAAGAAAATTAAGGTTTTAAAAGATTAGATAAATATAGTTTAAGTAGATTAAATTTTCTATAATAACTTTGGTAATGTTATCTCCATGTAAAGTATATAATGTTATATACAATACAAGGGGGTAGAATATGATACTTAGAATAACTATAATAGGATTACTTGCTGGCGTTATTGGTACAGGTCTTGGTGGAATTATATCTGCACTATTTAAAAGAAATATTAACAGATATCTAGATTTCTTTATGGGCCTATCCGGGGGAATAATGCTTGCTGTAGTTGTATTTGACTTGATGAAAGAGTCTATGAATGAAATGGGCGTATTATCTACTGTAATATTTACATTTGTAGGCGTATTATTAACTATGTTTTTAAAAACAAAACTAGATATGTCTAAAGAAATGAAGACAGGGTACCTTATATTTATAAGTATATTGCTACATAATTTACCAGAGGGATTAGCTATAGGCTCATCTTTTATGTCTACTGAAACATTAGGTATGACACTTGCAATAGTAATAGGCATACACAATATTCCAGAAGGGTTAGCAATGGCATTAAGTTTAGTCGGAACTAAAATGAAAATATCTAAGGTTATTTTATTTACAATAATAGCAGGAATACCAATGGGAATAGGAAGTTTTATAGGAGCCTATTTCGGGGGTACATTTCATTCATTGATAGGAGTATTTCTTGCATTAGCGGCAGGTACAATGATGTATGTTGTGTTAGAAGAGATATTTCCAAAGTCAAGAAGTTTATATTGTATAATAGGTTTTTTAATTGGGACAATAATTGTATATTACATCTAAAAATGAGATGAAAGCAGGTATACTAAAGATGAATACTATAATAAGTAAAATAGATATAAATAATATAGATGAAAATGAGCTAAAGAAACAAGCAGAATTATTAAAAGAAGGAAAAACAGTAATATTTCCTACAGAAACTGTATATGGATTGGGAGCAAATGCTCTAGATGAAAATGCTGTAAAAAAGATATATGAAGCTAAAGGAAGACCTAGTGATAATCCACTTATAGTACATATATATAATAAAGACGAAGTATATAATCTAGCAAAGGGTATAAATGAGAAGGCTGAAATTATAATGAAACATTTCTGGCCAGGACCTATAACTATTATATTAAATAAAAAGGATATAGTTCCATATAAAACAAGTGGTGGACTAGAAACAGTAGCTATAAGAATGCCATCTCATTTAATTGCTAGAGAGATAATAAAACAAGCAGGTGTTCCTATAGCTGCTCCATCTGCAAATATTTCGGGAAGACCTTCTCCTACTAAAGCAGACCATGTTTATGAAGAAATGAATGGAAGAGTTAGTGGGATAGTTTTGGGTGGAGATAGTAATTTTGGTTTAGAGTCAACAGTAATAGATGTAACAACAGAAACTCCTATGATATTAAGACCTGGGAGTATAACTAAAGAAGATTTGGAAAAAGTAATAGGTGAGGTTTTAATAGACCCTTCTTTAGCTAAGAAAGAAGATAATGACAAAGCTAAAGCACCAGGTATGAAATATACACATTACTCACCAGATGCAGATGTATATATTGTATCAGGGGATGAACGTGATGTTATAGATAAAATAAATTCTCTTGTAGAAAAAAATAAAGAGGATGGTTTAAAAACAGGGGTAATGTGTTTAGAAAAAAATAAACATAATTATAAAGGTGAAGTTTTATCTTTAGGGAATAGTTTAGAAGAAGTAGCAAGTAATTTATTTGATGCGTTAAGACAAATGGATAAAATGAAAGTAGATATAGTATATTCAGAAGAATTTCCAACAAGCGGATTAGGACAAGCTATAATGAATAGACTTTTAAAATCAGCAGGATATAAAACTATAAAAGCTTAGAAATATATCTATAAAAACATGAACAAATAATGTATAATAGTGTAAGATATATTTTATAATATAAACAATGTAAATATAGTTGGAGGTATTGTACATATGAAAATAGGATTAGCTAGTGACCACGGAGGATATAATTTAAAATCAGAAATAATAAAACATCTGAAAGAAAAAGGGATCGAATGTGTAGACTATGGACCAGATAATTCTCTAGAGTCAGTTGATTATCCTATATTTGGTGAAAAAGTTGCAAATGCTGTTATATCTAAAAAAGTAGACTATGGAATAGTGTGCTGTGGAACAGGAATAGGGATATCTTTAGCTGCTAATAAAGTTCCAGGTATAAGATGTGCTGTTGTGTCTGATGTATTTTCAGCAAAGATGTCTAAGGCTCACAATGATGCCAATATGCTATCTTTAGGAGAAAGAGTATTAGGAAGAGGATTAGCTTTAGAGATTGTAGATGCATGGATAAATACAGAGTTTGAAGGAGATAGACACTCAAAAAGAGTTAATATGATAAAAGAAATAGAAGAAAGATACAATAAGTAGGAGGCATAACTAATGAGCAAAGTAATAGTAACAGATCATCCATTAATACAACATAAATTAACATTAATGAGAGATAAAAACACAGGATCAAAAGATTTTAGAGAACTTTTAACAGAAATAAGTATGCTAATGGGATACGAAATAACTAGAAATGTACAATTAGAAGAAATAGAAATAGAAACACCAGTAATAAAAACAAAATCTAAGGTTATAGCAGGTAAAAAGTTAGGAATAGTACCTATATTAAGAGCAGGTTTAGGTATGGTAGATGGATTAGTAAGTTTAACACCAGCAGCTAAAGTTGGACATGTTGGACTATATAGAGATCCAGAAACGTTAAAGCCAGTAGAATATTACTGCAAACTTCCTCAAGATATTGAAGAAAGAGAAATGATAATAGTTGACCCAATGCTTGCTACAGGTGGTTCAGCAGTTGCAGCAATAGATGTGCTAAAATCAAGAGGGGCAAATTCTATAAAGTTAGTTAATTTAGTTGCAGCTCCAGAAGGTATAGCAGAGGTTCAAAAATATCATCCAGATGTAGATATATATGTAGCTGCTATAGATGAAAAGTTAAATGATCATGGATATATAGTACCAGGATTAGGAGATGCAGGAGATAGATTATACGGAACGAAATAATTTTTATATAAAAAAAGGAATTTAATAATAAAAAAAGAATCTATATGTATAGATTCTTTTTTTATGTAATTATTGTGTTGTAAATTTATATAAAGGTGTAATTAATAAAATATATTTCTATTTAATTAGCTATAAATCAAACAGAGTAAAATTATAATTTTTACAAATTATAATATTGATTGAAACTGAATGTTAAAAGTAAAGATTTAAGAATTAATATAATAGATTAAATATAAATACAATATACTTAATTAATAATTTAAGTTAAGTGTATTATATATAATTTTAAGTTAAAAAAAGCAGTTATAAAAAAGAAATATAAGAATATAAATTTAAATATGATTAAGAAATAGCCATAAATATTAAAAATTATAAATGTTTTTTAAAGTGTTTTTGTGATTTACTTAATAAGAATAAAAAATGCTCGAATTACCATAAAAATCGAGCATTTATATGAAAGTATTTCATAAAAATTCAAATTGAATCAAAAATAATAAAATAGTTTCAAAAAATATAAAAGTATGATAGAATGAGATAAAGTTAAAACAAAGCTTTAATTTAAATATAAAATTTATAAAACATGATTTTTATTACATAAAATTATACTCTTTTAGAGAGGATATACTAGTCGATGAATAATAAAAGAACATATATGGAAATTGCTAATATGCTTTCTTTAATAACGCAGCTTGGGCTTATGGTATTAATTTGTATATTAGGTTGTACATTTATAGGAAAGTTTTTGGATTCTAAGTTAAATACATCTCCGATATTAACATTAATATTTATGTTATTAGGTATAGGGGGAGCATTTATGGGAGTATATAAGACTTTAATTGCATATACAAAAAGGAAGTGAAGTTATGGACAATAAACTATATGAAGAAATTAAAAAATTAACAAAGGGAATTGTAGTATATGATTTGTTAATATTGTTAGGTTTAGCGATAACTTTTAACCTTAACAAACAGATGGTATTAGGTTTGGTATTTGGAACATTAATAGCAGTACTTAATCTTAAGTTGTTAGCAATAACAATAAATAAAACTGTATCTATGCCATCGACAAAAGCTCAAATATATTCATCTAGTCAATATTTGATTAGAATGGCAATAATGGCAGTAGTTTTATTTGTATCTGCTAAAGCGCCTCACTTGAATATAATTGGAACTGCGATAGGATTACTATCTACTAAATTTGTTATTTTAACACAAAAACTATTAATAGAAAAAGTGAAAAGAAAGGAGGCATAAGAATGAGTCAAGCAAAATGGGTTTGGTTTTTTGGAAACTTCAAGTTAAGTGAAACTGTTGTAGTGAGTTGGATAATAATTGCAGCTTTAGCTATAATATCATTTTTACTAACTAGAAATCTGAAAAAGGTACCCACAAGTAAAGTTCAAATATTCTTAGAGTTTGCAATAGGTGGTCTTGATAAAATGGTTAAGAATACTATGGGTGAGAAAACAGTAAAAAGAATGCCTAATATTGTACCATACATAGGAAGTTTGTTTTTATTCTTTGCGTGTTCTAACTTAATAGGATTATTAGGATTTAGATCTCCAACTACAGATTTAGATACTACATTAGCGTGGGCAATGATAACATTCTGTATGATTTACTACGCTGGAGTTAAGTTCCATGGACTTAAGTATTTTAAGGGATTAATGGAACCAATACCTTTTTTATTACCATTAAACATAATAGGAGAGGTAGCGAAACCTATATCATTAAGTTTCCGTCCATTCGGGAATATACTAGGTGGAGCAGTTATAATGGCATTACTATATCAATTTTTAGGATGGTTATCAACATTGATACCAGGTATTTCAATACCACTAGGTCAATTAGTTATACCAGTGCCATTACATTTATACTTTGATTTATTTGCAGGATTACTACAAGCATTCATATTTATAATGTTAACAATGGTGTTTGTTGGAAATGCAGCAGAAGAATAAGTAATTAATCTAAAATAAAATAAATAAAAATTTAAAAATTCGAGGAGGAAAAGAAAAATGGATATGAATACAGCAATAATAGCAGCAGGTTCAGCTATAGGAGCAGGTCTTGCAGTTATAACAGGTATAGGAGCAGGTATAGGTCAAGGTTTTGCAGCAGGTAAAGCAGCAGAAGCAGTTGGGAACCAACCAGAAGCAAAAGGGGATATAACTCAAACAATGTTACTTGGAGCAGCAGTAGCAGAATCAACTGGTATATATGGACTAGTTATAGCTATAATCCTTTTATTCGCTAACCCATGGATATAATATAATTTTATAGAAGAATTTTAAAATTTTTCGCAATTAGGAGATGGTAAGACCATCTCCTAATTATAAATGGTTATTAGTGGAAAGGAGGATACATATGGAATTTAAGCCGCTAATAGGTATAACATATGAATTTGTATTTCAACTTGTAAATACTTTCTTAGTGTTTTTCCTTTTAAAGAAGCTATTATTTAAACCAGTATTAGGGATAATAGAAGCTAGAGAAAAAGATATAAGAGAGAATTTAGCGCAAGGAGAAAGAGCTAAAAAAGAAGGTTTATCTTTAAAATCAGAATATGAAGAAAAATTAAACTCAGCAAAAGAGCAAGGCCAAGAAATAATTAAGCAAGCAACTTTAAGAGCAGAGCAAAAAGAAAATGAAATAATAGTTACTGCTAAACAAGAAGCAAACCAATTAAAAGAAAAGGCTAGCAAAGATGTAGAACAAGAAAGACAAAAAGTTATGAATGAAATAAAGAATGAAATCTCTAACATAGCACTTTTAGCTGCATCTAAAGTTATTGAAAAAGATATAGATTCTAACAAACATAAAGAGTTAATAGATAACTTTATAAAAGAGGTGGGCGAATCTAAATGATAAATATAATAGCAGATAGATATGCACAGGCTTTATTTGAAGTTGGGGAAGAAACTCAAACTACTAGTGAACTATATCAAGAATTAAGTGAATTAGTAGACATACTTAATGAAAATAAAGATTTATATAATTTCTTAAAATCACCTTTAATTGGTAGAGAAGATAAGAAAAATGTAATGCAAAATATATTCAAAAATCAATTAAGTGATAGTATGAATAATTTCTTAAAAGTAGTTATAGATAAAGACAGAATGTCGACTATAGAGTATATGAAAGAATCATATAAAAGCTTATTGAATGAGAAGAATAATATATTAGAAGGAACTGCAATAACTGCAGTTAAGTTAACTGAAAAAGAAATCAAAGATTTAGAGAAGAATCTTTCTATAAAATATAATAAAAATGTTACTTTAAATAATATAGTTGATGAAACTATATTAGGAGGAGTTTTAGTTAAACTTGGAAATGAAGAGATAGATGGAACTGTTAGAACTCGTTTATCTAAAATGAAAAACCAATTATCTCAAGTAATATCTTAGAATGGCGGTGAACCCATGAATTTAAGACCTGAAGAAATAAGTTCAATAATAAAAGAACAAATAAAAAATTATGAAAATAAAGTTGAATTAACAGATACAGGAAGTGTTTTAAAAGTTGGAGATGGTATAGCTAGTGTTTACGGACTAGAAAATGCTATGGCTGGAGAACTTTTAGAATTCCCAGGAGAAGTTTACGGAATGGCTCTTAACCTTGAAGAAGATATGGTTGGGGCAGTTATGCTTGGTGATGACCAAGGTATAAAAGAAGGCGATGTAGTTAAAAGAACTGGAAATGTAGTTTCTGTTCCAGTTGGAGATGCCTTAATAGGAAGAGTTGTAAATGCATTAGGTCAACCAATAGATGGAAAAGGACCTATAAATACAAATAAAACAAGACCAGTTGAATCTGAAGCTACAGGAATAATGGCTAGAAAATCTGTTCATCAACCACTTGAAACAGGAATAAAAGCTATAGATGCCATGATACCAATAGGTAAAGGTCAAAGAGAGCTTGTAATAGGGGATAGACAAACAGGTAAAACATCTATATGTATAGATACAATACTTAACCAAAAAGGTAAAGATGTTATATGTATATATGTTGCAATAGGACAAAAGCGTTCTACAGTAGCTCAATTAGTAAACACTTTAGAAAAAGGTGGAGCTATGGACTATACAATAGTAGTATCTGCTAGTGCTTCTGAATCTGCACCACTTCAATTCATAGCACCATATGCTGGAGTTGCAATGGGTGAAGAATTTATGTTTGAAGGAAAACACGTATTAATAGTATATGATGACTTAACTAAGCATGCAGTTGCATACAGAGAAATGTCATTATTACTTAAGAGACCACCAGGACGTGAAGCTTATCCTGGGGACGTATTCTACTTACACTCAAGATTACTAGAAAGAGCTGCTAAGTTATCAGATGAATTAGGTGGTGGTTCTATAACTGCGTTACCTATAATAGAAACTCAAGCTGGAGACGTTTCTGCGTATATACCAACTAACGTTATATCTATAACAGATGGACAAATATACTTAACTCCAGAGTTATTCTATGCAGGTATAAGACCAGCAGTTGACCCTGGTATATCAGTATCAAGGGTTGGAGGTTCTGCTCAAATAAAATCAATGAAAAAAGTTGCAGGACCATTAAAGCTTCTTTATTCTCAATACAAAGAACTTGCTGCGTTCTCTCAATTTGGATCTGACTTAGACGAAGATACTAAGAAGAGACTTGCACAAGGGGAAAGAATAGTTGAGGTATTAAAGCAAGGTGAACATCAACCATTAAAAGTTGAAAACCAAGTTATGATAATACATGCAGTTACAAATGATTTATTATCTGATATACCAGTTAATAATATAGCAAGATTTGAAACTGAATTATTCCAATTTATAAATATGAATTATCCAGAAATAGGAAAGAAAATTCTTGAAAATGGAGATTTCACTCAAGAATTAACTAACGCTATAAAAGAATTTAAGAAAAAGTTTGTTATAGAAGCGTAATCCTTTTAAAAAAAGGAGGTAAACACAGTGGCAGGAGCTGGAATGAAGGAAATCAAAACTCGTATTAAAAGTGTTGAGAGTACTAAACAAATAACTAAGGCTATGGAACTTGTATCTTCATCTAAATTTAGAAAAGCTAAAGAAAGAGCTGAAAGTTCAAGACCATACTTTAATACTTTATACAACACCGTTCAAGATATAGCTAAAAATACGAGCAATAGTAAAAATGTATTTCTAAAAGAAAGAAAAGTTAATAACGTATGTTATATAGTAGTAGCCGGTGATAGAGGGCTAGCTGGAGGTTATAACTCTAATATTTTAAAAGCGGTGATTGCTCATAATAAATTAGGTACAGGAAAAGTTATACCTGTAGGTAAAAAAGCTAAAGAGTCTTTAAGTAAAAGAGGCTATGAAGTTATAGATTATATAGAATCTGTAGAGAAATGTGTTTATGAAGATGCAAATAGAGTGGCTCAAGCTGCTATGGAAGCTTATAAAAATGGAGATGTTGATGAGGTTAACCTTGTTTATACAGAGTTTATATCTGCCTTATCACAAGAACCTAAGATAGTAAAATTATTACCAGTTACAATAGATAATACAAAGACTGAAAAAGAAGTTAAAAAAGGCAAAGCTGCAGTTCAATATTTACCTTCAGCTGATGCAGTACTTGGGTATGTATTACCTAAGTATGTATCGGGAAGTGTATATGGAGCGATAGCAGAATCTTTTGCATCAGAACAAGCTGCAAGAAGAACTGCTATGGAATCAGCTACAGATAATGCTAATGAAATGATATCGAAATTAGAATTAGTATACAATAGAGCTAGACAAGCTGCGGTTACTCAAGAGATATCTGAAATAGTTGGAGGCGCAGCAGCGGCTGAATAATAGGGAGGTTAGGACATGGCAAACATAGGTAAAATAGTTCAGGTTATCGGACCAGTATTAGACGTTAAGTTTGATAGTGAAAAAAGCTTACCTAATCTATTAAATGCATTAGTGATAAAGCAAGGCGATAAAGAAATAGTAGCAGAAGTTGCACAACATGTTGGTGGCGATACTGTTAGATGTATATCAATGAGTTCAACAGATGGACTTGTAAGAGGAATGGAAGTTGTTGATACAGGGGCACCAATAACTGTTCCTGTTGGAGATGCAACGTTAGGAAGAATATTCAATGTATTAGGTCAACCAGTTGATGGGAAACCAGCACCAACTGATGCACCACAAATGCCTATACATAGACCAGCACCAGAATTTGAAGAATTACAACCAACTGCTGAGATACTAGAAACAGGTATAAAAGTAGTTGACTTATTAGCGCCATATTTAAAAGGTGGTAAAATAGGTCTATTCGGAGGAGCTGGAGTTGGTAAAACAGTTCTTATACAAGAACTTATAACAAATATAGCTTCTCAACACGGTGGATTATCAGTATTCGCTGGAGTTGGAGAAAGAACAAGAGAAGGTAATGACCTTTATGAGGAAATGACTGATTCTGGAGTTATAAAGAAAACTGCTCTAGTATTCG
The Romboutsia ilealis genome window above contains:
- the atpG gene encoding ATP synthase F1 subunit gamma, which codes for MAGAGMKEIKTRIKSVESTKQITKAMELVSSSKFRKAKERAESSRPYFNTLYNTVQDIAKNTSNSKNVFLKERKVNNVCYIVVAGDRGLAGGYNSNILKAVIAHNKLGTGKVIPVGKKAKESLSKRGYEVIDYIESVEKCVYEDANRVAQAAMEAYKNGDVDEVNLVYTEFISALSQEPKIVKLLPVTIDNTKTEKEVKKGKAAVQYLPSADAVLGYVLPKYVSGSVYGAIAESFASEQAARRTAMESATDNANEMISKLELVYNRARQAAVTQEISEIVGGAAAAE